tctcataagctccgttagtataataaaataaatcaccacttttggtactgttgtaaaTTCATTGTTTAATTaaattggtgtaatatatactgtattccaacttttccatggttcataccccccgatactatccatagattcatcaaaataagcaaacaacacatagaaaacagaatctgtccaaaacagaacagtctgtagaaatatgtaactctcgaatacttctgtaactccaaaaattctgaaaaaaataggaaaacctgggaaatttgtgtaccaatccattgaaaaaataatcagatcaaaagcacgtttctgtgaattatgaaaattattttcctgggcgcaaaagtttatgtttctcagcaagatcaaaacaactatcaccgtaagctatcccaaaggtcttacttggcacaaacactaattaaaacacaaaaccacatctagccagaggctatatgaattatttattgccaaacagcaagaaaaaatattgggttgtctcccaacaagcgtttttctttaaagccttttagctaggcattgataatttcaatgatgctcacataaaagagaagaattgaagcacaaagagagcatcataaaacacgtgacaaacacatgtaagtctaacatacttcctatacataggcattttataagcaaacaaattatcaaggcaaacaaaaactagcatatgcaaggaagaagaaagagacgatagcaatctcaacatgaagagaggtaatttagtaacatgaaaatttctacaaccatattttcctctctcataataattacatgtaggatcacaagaaaattcaacaatatagctatcacataacatattctcaacacgatccgcatgcatgcgaagttgacactcttccaaaatagtgggattaacattaactaaagtcatgacctctccaaacccacttttatcacaaaattcataagattgaacattctccaaatatgtgggatctaaagttgacactcttccaaacccactttcaatatcattgcaaacattactatcaatctcatatccatcatggggcttaaataaattctcaagatcataagaagaatcaccccaatcatgatcattgcaacaaatagtaggcatagcaaaaatagcatccccaagcttagggtttgtcatatcattaacacaattgacattaatagaatttatgataacatcattgcaatcatgcttttgattcaaggaactatcaagtatgggtgcaatagcaataatctcatgtttaacataaggaactatagcaaattcatctccataaacatTGGCAtgatggccataagaatagcaagcatcatgttcatcaagggatattgcaatcaaatcatcggaatcataataatctatagattcatgcatatcattattttcttccaaggCAACGATCATTCTCTcgataaattccttaacataggcattatgagcatagttttcatagcaatatttaagtatgtcggaattttcagatttgtagagaataatatcatacttttcaatcaaagaagcaacttcatgagcacccttaaaagcatcaaattcttcaatttgttcggtatcatagtaactataaacacccttttcataagaagataagatttcattatcattaaactcacataggtagggaaggtgttttttagggttcttagagcaacaagtaaaattatAAATTTCATAaggattccaagcataacacagcaacctatttatttgattccataagagtctccctttttcagacaaacggtgacgcacaaaatgagcatgctcatctaaagattttccctcaactaaactagttggggtttcagcacgagcacaaatagatcgaagatgatccaagtagaaaaatttaagtggatccatatcagtagatttttagcaagcaaagatgcaagcaaatagaaggcacctggaaacacaaacaaaaagacatacagaAAGAAGGCGGAGAAAGAGGCAAAGAAGAgggcgaatcttttcgaaaatcattttagaagtgggggagaggaaaacgagaggcgaatggcgaataacaTAATGCAAGAGACGAGAGtgtatgatgggtacttggtatggcttgacttggcgtagatctccccgacaacggttgtcggtgtcaaaaccggcatatcccaggtaggggggcccaagctgtgcgtctagggatcgatggtaacaggggaccaagggacacaatgtttacccaggttcgggccctcttaaaggcggtaaaaccctactcttgcttgattatattcgaagagtatagagattacaagagttgatctacctcgagatcgtggcggctaaaccctagatgtctagcctatgaatatttcGATGACGGTAATgaggatagcctctacggactaacccctctagtttatacacacaccggaggggcctagggtttgtacaaggtcggttcatcAGGGAAGGAAACGATACACCCGGACTCTAATCTCGCCGTTCACGTATGGagaagtcccacccggacatgttGGACGGTCTTCAGCTTGATCTTGTACGGCCCATCCAACCCGGCCCATACTCCTGGGCCGGACACTCTGAGGAGCcatgaatccaggactccctcaacggcgccataaattcttcctgctacttattgagcttgcgttggtttttcccttgaagaggaaagggtgatgcagcaaagtagtgataagtttttccctcagtttgagaaccaaggtatcaatccagtaggagacaacacacaagtcaccgaatacctgcacaaaaaatcaaacaaacttgcacccaacgcgataaaggggttgtcaatcccttcacggttactcgcaaaagtgagatctgatagagatagataaacggtaaagtaaatatttttggtatttttggtttatagatcggaaagtaaaagattgcaaaatagtagattggaaacttatatgatggaaaatagacccgggggccataggtttcactagaggcttctctcaagatagaaaatattacggtgggtgaacaaattactgccgagcaattgatagaaaagcgcaaagttatgacgatatctaaggcaatgatcatgaatataggcatcatgtctgtgtcaagtagacctaaatgattctacatctactactattactccacacatcaaccgctatccagcatgcatctagagtattaagttaataaagaacggagtaacacattaagcaagatgacatgatgtagaggaattaactcaagcaatatgatgaaaaccccatctttttatcctcgatggtaacaatacaatacgtgccttgctgcccctactgtcactgggaaaggacaccgcaagattgaacccaaagctaagcacttctcccattgcaagaaaatccaatctagttggccaaaccaaaccgatagttcgaagagaattacaaagatatcaaatcatgcataaaagaattcatagaagattcaattaatattcatagataagctgatcataaatccacaattcatcggatctcggcaaacacacaggaaaaaagtattacatcgaatagatctccaagaacatcgaggagaacatggtattgagaatcaaagagagagaagaagccatctagctattagctatggacccgtaggtctgaggtaaactactcacgcttcatcggaagggcaatggtgttgatgtagaagctctccgtgatcgaatccccctccggcagggtgccggaaaaggtccctagatgggatcccacgggtacggaaggttgcgacggtggaaaagtgttttcatggatgcctctgttggtttgggggtatatgggaatatataggcaaaagaattaggtcaggggagtcatgaggggcccacaagggtgggggcgcaccctaccccccttggcgcaccctccgtccttgtggccacctcgtggctcttccgacttcatctccaagtctcctggttgtcttctggtccaagaaaaatcgtcgcggaggttttattccgtttggactccgtttggtattccttttctgcgaaactctaaaacagggaaaaaacaggaactggcactgggctctaggttaataggttagtcccaagaataatataaaatagcatattaatgcatataaaacatccaaaacagataatataatagcatggaacaataaaaaattatagatacgttggagacgtatcaagcaccgccACCACTAAAGATGGTTGCACAATAGCCCCCTTGAATAGATATGTATCAGGAGGCATCTGCTCGAAAAGCGTTTGGGAGTCCTCACATAGGAGGGACAAAACAGGTTCTCGGACAGAACAATGGCCTGACTAAGGTCTTCGGTATTGGTGGTCATGTCCCGCAATGGTTAGCATCATGACTACTGAACAAGGACAATGCATACTGTGCATGGACTCATCTTCAAGCTCAACACACTAGCACATCTATTGAACTAGCATTGACTAATCATGAAGTTCAACATAGTACCATGTCTATCTATCTACCATACTACACATGGTCTGATCATCAAGCATGCTACTAGAACACCACCTGCAGATCTACTCATACCACATGCTCACAGATCTTGGATTGAACGAGTAGGGGGTGAATGAACTTACAACTATCAAAGCGACAAGGAGGAGGCACGGAACAACtcgagagaagaggaggaagaatgaTCACCACTGCAACCACCGCCGACCGGAGAAGATGTGCCGCTTGCGTGCTTGTCGGTGAAGAAGCCGCTCGGGATGGGGAGCTCGAGGGGGGCGACCGAACCAACGGGAGGTGACCCAATTCCTCCCGCCGTTTTTTCGGAAACATGCGTGATTTCGATGCCACATTCCCTTTCCATGCATGCCAGGAGCCTGGCTGAGAGGAAACCGTCGATTCAGCCGTTCTAAGCGGGCTTGGTTAGGAGGTGCTTTAAGTTTCGTGCGGGTCGAGATTTTGGTGCAGGCCAGGCAACCGAACGGGTCAACGTCGCATCCCCAAGGCCTGGCTGAGGAGTATGCATGCAACCAAGCACGTCCTTGACGACGCTAACACCACCTCATCGTTCACCACCATACATATCAACGAATTGATCTACTCCTACCTCTGCAACTCCATGAGCCTTAAACCCGTTGTTACCAGCTAATACTAAAGTTGTTTTCATTTTAATCTAAGACTAAATTTGATTTTGTTTTACAAGAGTACACAAATTTGTCATTAAATGTCAAATTTTTGCAACAATTCTAAAAAAGCTATATTTATTTTCCTAAAGCCAATTTCAAGAACAACACATAAAACATAGTGTGAACATGCGGAGCGTGGCCTTAGGAAACGATATACACATAACCTATCATGTAGCAATATGCCAGTGATCACAACTCGAAGGCTGTGTTGCCTGTTGGGTGTAAGATCGGTCATGCCGGATGGATGCCAACCCTAGGAACAAACtaaaacatactccctctgtttcacaATGTAATGTGCCGCGCTATCCGAGATctaagtttgaccataaatttagtCAACAAGACCGACTGTATAGAGAGTATATATCATGAGCCCATGGCCGTGCCAAAAtagatactccctccgatccaaattaattgtcgCTCGTGCTAAGTAAGCAATATTTAATATGGATCAAACAGAGTTGCTCTTTCTCCTGTTCATGCCATCGCAAAGAAACAATAAGTTTATTCAGACTTGGAGTTGTCTTTGCCAGCGTGTGGGCATGTTGTTACAATTTTCGTCCTTTTTTTCTAAAATTAATAACCTGGCAGTCCTCTTCAAATAGAACCCATTAGACTCTGGTttaaaaaacatttttttgttaaatttatttattttatattttaaaaCTAATCTGGAATCAACTTGTAGTtgggatggttaggtggacagtgataTTCGGGTCCATTAGGGTTCAAAAATTCTAGAAATTCTAATCTGTGATAGTCTTTGCCATGAAACTGGGAAAACCATACGATTTCCATGTGTGGCGTGGCCGTATCTTATACAGGTGTGCTCCACAAAACCTCGTCGCGGGTCTGGATTCTGGACCACCCACCGAACCGCCCGCCGGCGATAGCAGCCGCCGTCAATGGCCGCCGTCTCGACGGCCCAAACCCTCCCATTCCTCACCGCCTCCACTTTCCAGTCCTCGCTTATCTTCCTGCCCACAGCACGGCGGGCCCCAACCTCGCTGACCTACGCCGGCCGCCCTGCTCCCGCCGTCGCGTCCTGTCCTCGCCCCGGTGGAACCCACAGGACTCAGGCTGCCCGGTCCGTTCTCCCTGCCCGTGCTGCCGCTTCGTACTCCTCGGCGAGCGCGGCAGAAGGTACTGTCCGTAATTAAATTGGGGCTGTGCTATTGGCTTGAGCTCTTGTAACTGTTACAGTTGTATGCTTTTGAAGGGGATGAAGGCATGTCTGACCCGGAGCTGAGGCTGGTGCTGGAGCTTGCCACCGATGAGGAGCTGCTGGAACTGGAGGAGATCCTCTATGGTACCAGGTCTGGGGCTCGAGCTTGCTGATTGTTCCAATGCTGTTTAGCACTGAGATAACTGATTGTTTGGTTTAGATCATAGTGATGGGTATCACGAGACAGAGTTGGATTCGTTTGTTTCGAGTTTGGTTAATAGTGTGCATATATAATCTGCTGCGATGTACTAGTTGTTTTGGAGTTTTTGGCTGCCTCTTTCGGTTCCTACCGTTGGTTATGACGGTAAGCATGCTTTGCTGCACAAAGTAGTAACGCTAACCGCATTCAAATTATGGACAAAGAGGATCAGATCTATGAATTTACACAGAATAGTGTTACTTTTGTTTTAGAAATAATTTAATCAAACTCTTTGGCAAAAGAGTTAATTATGGCCAAAGAGGATCAGATCTGTGAATTTACTTTTGTAACGCTAACTAGATCATATTTATTTGTAAATGGTTAAAATTTCATCTCCTTTGTTTCTTTTTCCATCTACTGATTTTTGAAACCATCATGGTTTTTCTCTTGAGTTTTCTTTATTGTGCTGACTGATTCAGTTAGACCTGATCACTTTCCTGTGTTCGCATAATGGGACTGCCACAAAAAGCTGTGGCGCAATATCTAACTGTCATCATATTCCAATGTTTCAAATTGTGAGCATAAGCTTTGGTTCTGTGTCTCCTTATTCTGCAGCTATTTCAGCCCAGTGCTAAAATCAATTGCAAAAAGGCCGAACACCGTTTCTGTTGTTGTTTTGGATGATATCGAGGAGAGAGATCTTTTCATCTCAAAACTGGAGTCGAGGTTCTTGTATCTTGCTGCAGATGCACGCTCAGTTCTAAGGTCAGTCAAGTAGGCTTTTATCCCTGTATCATACAAAAATGTATCCCTGATTAGATTAGTTACCCTGTAGAAGTCGACCTGATATGGTTTGCCACCTTTTTGAACGTTTTGTACTTGTACAATCTTTCTTCATAGGGGCTGGAGGCCATCATACAGGAATGTCTTACTTCAAGTAAGAAGAGAACTTGGTGTTCAATGCTCCAGTAAATTATGTAGTGCAGACCTGGAGGCAGAAATATTTCTACACCTCCTGGATGAATATTCGAGGTATATAAATTTTATTTTGGGAAGTATAAGGATGCCCGAACACAAATTTCCCTGGGATATATGAAAATAGTTGTAAACTATGTAACCAGATACGCTGCAATCTATTTTCCTTTTAAACGGATATATACATTGCAATCTATTAACTAGTAATTGGCGCTATTGCAGTTTCATATTCATTAATTTCTTTTGTGTTTGAAAACTTCTAAGACCTATACTCTCTCTTTGCCACACTAGTGGtcttgaatactaaattgtttctGCATTTAGCCGTCAGAAAGGATCATTTTCATTTCCATGGGATAAACAGAAATCTCCAAAAGAAAACCCTAGCATTGAAGTAAACAACTGGAAGGTGCTTACTGACGCTGCTTGGAGGATTGGATCAAAGGGTCTGGAAAGTACATTCTTGAAGGTTATTTGtggttatttcttttcttttctttgtgaCATTTCACTTCTTTGGCTAATTTCATTTTTTCTTTGATATGGAAGGGTGGCAGTGCATTGACTGTGAAAACAATCTATGAATCGGTATGAAATAAAGTTTATTTGTTGGAAGATCAAATTCTGCTACTTCTAGACACAACACCGTTGTTAATTAATGTTACTTACCATTATGGTAGTTAGCCAAGAGACTATCTGGAAAGCTGCTGATGGAGACAGCTAATTATGAGATTAAGAAAGAACTTGTTAAGCAGGTATACCCATTTTAATTGATTCTTTTGGTTTGCTACTCCTGAATTTTTAGTTATTGTGTGGTCATCGCTAGCGCAATAGATAGAACTTCATATCTGCGTTTGCCTAGTATAAGCTCTTGTTCTTTTTCCCCATCTGGAAAATGCATTGGCAAAGCTTGATATTTAGACCAACCATGTTTGCATGTTGCAACTGATATTCACTACTATCTTAATATAATAACCTCCAGAAGTAATGTCTTTACCATTTCCAGGGTGGCCGATTAGCTGCTGTTAACCTTGAATCCAGAGCTGGCTTGCTTGCAGCTAGGCAGGTAATACCATCTTTTTATCTTCATTCTATTCCTCAGTGAGCTAGTATGCCCAAAGTGTGTAGGAGGCAGCTGCTTTTGTACATCAATATTGGCATTGTACCCACGTTTTTTGTCGAAGATCGTACATACAGATGTCAAGTTTTAACAATAATCTTGAATGTATGCAGGGTTTGGCTCGTGCAGCATCTAGATATGTTGGCCTTAGGAGTTTCATGAGTTTACTTGGACCAATGTATGTTTATTCAAATATTCTCTAGTATATTTTCATAAACCTTTCCTTGCTGTTACCGCCTTATTTTTCTGGCTGTCAATATCTATCTTACACCAtgatctgatcaaattaaatttcCCTTTGCACATGGAGTATTTTGCCTGTAAGTCGCCTACTAACTGTTCTGTGCTTACACTTGACTGTCACACAGAATGTGGGGCACACTCTTGGCTGATATTGTGATCCAAATGCTCGGGACAGATTATGCTAGGATCGTGCAGGCAATCTACGCTTTTGCTCAGGTGAGGTTCACTCTATCTCCTTGTTTAGTCTCAGCAGCTGCATTGATGCATACGTCGCCTTTCTTACAGATTCGGCTTACTCGGTCGTGTTACCTAGAATCTCATGAAGAATGACCAGAGCAGAATCATCACCGGACAAGCCTAACTGGGCACTCTGATCTTGTCTACCATTACAGCTCCATAGTGTACATTCTGATCGCGCAGATCATTCCCGGTCGCAGTACTCCACGGTAAACTCTGCAGCTTTTTGCAGAGCATAGATAACAGAGCAATTGGCTGATGGTAGGTAGCAAGGACAGATAAGAAGAGCAGCATTTTCACCGCTTTGAATTTCAGAAGGCCCATAGCTGCTTCATATGTGGGAATTTGATTGTGAAGCTTAGGAAAAACAGCATAGTGTCAGGATTGAAACTGTGTATTAGTAGTACTTGACAAATAGCTCACGATAGACATTTGGGCCACCTACTCTCCGAAGGCGGTAGTTGCGGATGAATATACATCGACTTCACACTTCCACGGGGTCCGAAGTTGTAGAACATGCATTCCATTCTGTCCCGGTTAAACAATGTAAAATAACGGCTCCCCTCATCTTAAACTACTGCGCCCTACCTTTCAGTTAGCCAAGGCGTACTTCGTTGGCATTACTTCATGCTTATACCAGCCATCCATATATCTTAGACACATGATATGgttgcatcgcatttgcatatagCACCCTGCGCTGATCATCGATGTTTTTTTCCCTCGCGACGTTCATTGGAGCAGTATCTATCTACTTATTACTGGTTTGGATGCTGGTTTTGCTTAGGACATAAGATATCTGTGATATTTGCCTCACCATCAACAAGTGCACTGGTGATTTTGGCAACCTGAAGATGGTCGTGCAAAGTTTTTCCTAAACTTTACATGTGAGAACGCGAGGTGCTGTGTGCAAAGTTTCAATAGGAGACGAGAGCCATGATGTGAATGAGCGCCATGTCTAGTGGTCTAGAAGGATGCATGGTCCATTGTTTATAGAGCTCGGCTCTCACCAGACCGCCGAAGCTTTCTAAATCCCGGGCACTTACCGCGTGAGAAGGAGCCGAAGGAACCGCTGCATGATCGGCACCATAAAGTGCGGCGCGGTCCAGCCCACGCCAACACCCGTCTTCTCTAGGGGTGGTGCGACATGGCTGCTAAGATGGTGATCAGCCTGGGGGGCTCGCGGCGGCGGAAGCGCGGCGAGGTGCTGTTCCGGTTCGACTCCTTCTGCCAGCCCGGCTACCCGGCGCAGCTCGCCGGCGCGTTCCGGGACAACGTCAGGACCCTCCTCGGGCTCGCGCACCTGGAGGCCGGCGTCCAGGGGGAGACAAGGTGCTGGTCGTTCCAGCTCGAGCTGCACCGCCACCCGCCCACCGTCGTCAGGCTCTTCGTCGTCGAGGAGGAggtcgccgcctcgccgcaccgCCAGTGCCACCTCTGCCGTGTCATCGGTACATATAGGCTTTACATAACCATTGCACGCACGAACGCGCGTGATCAGTCTGTCACGGGGAGATGATCGGTCGCGTATGTGTGTCGTGCCGTGTTGCAGGTTGGGGTCGGCACCTGATATGCAGCAAGAGGTTTCACTTCGTGCTGCCCAAGAGGGAATCCTCCGTGGAGACCGATGGGCTGTGCTACGGGATCGGccacggtggcggcggcgccgaGAAGGCGTCCAAAGGGACGGCGACCTCCAGGGGCCACCTGCTGCACGGCGTCGTGCACCTCAACGGCTACGGCCACCTCGTCGCCCTCCACGGCTTCGAGGGCGGCTCCGACTTCGTCTCCGGCCACCAGATCATGGACCTCTGGGACCGCATATGCTCAGCGTTACACGTAAGGTACGTACGTATGTCTGTGACGTTGCAACGTACGTACGTGGTATATATCGATCGCAAACGTATGTGTATATGCTCTGCATGAGCGAGCGATGAGTTCTCACGTGCACTCACTCAACCAAACCTATGCTGTGTGTTGCAAGGACGGTGAGCCTTGTGGACACGGCGAGGAAAGGGCACATGGTGCTCAGGCTGCTGCACGGCGTCGCGTACGGCGACACATGGTTCGGGCGGTGGGGCTTCAGGTACGGCCGCCCGAGCTACGGCGTCGCGCTGCAGTCGTACCAGCAGTCCCTCCACGCGCTCCAGTCCATACCGCTCTGCGTGCTCGTGCCGCACCTCTCCTGCTTCAGCCAGGAGCTCCCCATGGTGGTCACCAAGTACCAGGCCATCAGCGGGCACAAGCTGCTCAACCTCGGCGACCTCCTCCGCTTCATGCTCGAGCTCCGGACCCGCCTGCCGGCCACCTCCGTCACGGCGATGGACTACCGCGGCATCATGTCCGACGCGTCGTGCCGGTGGTCGGCCAAGCGCGTGGACATGGCGGCCCGCGCCGTCGTGGACGCGCTCCGCCGGTCCGAGGCGCCGGCCACGCGGTGGGTCACGCGGCAAGAGGTGCGCGACGCGGCGCGCACCTACATCGGCGACACGGGCCTCCTCGACTTCGTGCTCAAGTCCCTCGGCAACCACATCGTTGGCAACTACGTGGTGCGGCGCGCCATGAACCCGGTGACCAAGGTGCTCGAGTACTGCCTGGAGGACGTGTCCAGCGTGCTCCCGGCGGCGGTCGGAGCCGGCGCCGGCGTGCCGCCGGGCCACGGCAAGA
This window of the Triticum aestivum cultivar Chinese Spring chromosome 5D, IWGSC CS RefSeq v2.1, whole genome shotgun sequence genome carries:
- the LOC123121698 gene encoding uncharacterized protein, which codes for MAAVSTAQTLPFLTASTFQSSLIFLPTARRAPTSLTYAGRPAPAVASCPRPGGTHRTQAARSVLPARAAASYSSASAAEGDEGMSDPELRLVLELATDEELLELEEILYGTSYFSPVLKSIAKRPNTVSVVVLDDIEERDLFISKLESRFLYLAADARSVLRGWRPSYRNVLLQVRRELGVQCSSKLCSADLEAEIFLHLLDEYSSRQKGSFSFPWDKQKSPKENPSIEVNNWKVLTDAAWRIGSKGLESTFLKGGSALTVKTIYESLAKRLSGKLLMETANYEIKKELVKQGGRLAAVNLESRAGLLAARQGLARAASRYVGLRSFMSLLGPIMWGTLLADIVIQMLGTDYARIVQAIYAFAQIRLTRSCYLESHEE
- the LOC123121697 gene encoding PHD finger protein PERSISTENT TAPETAL CELL 1; the encoded protein is MAAKMVISLGGSRRRKRGEVLFRFDSFCQPGYPAQLAGAFRDNVRTLLGLAHLEAGVQGETRCWSFQLELHRHPPTVVRLFVVEEEVAASPHRQCHLCRVIGWGRHLICSKRFHFVLPKRESSVETDGLCYGIGHGGGGAEKASKGTATSRGHLLHGVVHLNGYGHLVALHGFEGGSDFVSGHQIMDLWDRICSALHVRTVSLVDTARKGHMVLRLLHGVAYGDTWFGRWGFRYGRPSYGVALQSYQQSLHALQSIPLCVLVPHLSCFSQELPMVVTKYQAISGHKLLNLGDLLRFMLELRTRLPATSVTAMDYRGIMSDASCRWSAKRVDMAARAVVDALRRSEAPATRWVTRQEVRDAARTYIGDTGLLDFVLKSLGNHIVGNYVVRRAMNPVTKVLEYCLEDVSSVLPAAVGAGAGVPPGHGKMRVRFHLTRAQLMRDLVHLYRHVFKEPSQALTTGAFGAIPVAVRMILDIKHFVKDYHEGMTATNSGVVGHVYISLCCTLIVRNGSPELVPPYETVTVPAHATVGELKWEVQRLFRDMYLGLRTFTAECVVGIGAGLEASPALGLIGVGSTVVVEGVVGEQQEPFEEGDERKKAAAVCEGSGDVGERVVDCVCGADDDDGERMACCDICEAWQHTRCAGVADTEDVPHVFLCSRCDNDVASFPALNC